One genomic segment of Choristoneura fumiferana chromosome Z, NRCan_CFum_1, whole genome shotgun sequence includes these proteins:
- the LOC141440678 gene encoding spectrin alpha chain-like, translated as MEQIPPPKEVKILETAEDIQERREQVLNRYEDFKQEARAKREKLEDSRRFQYFKRDADELESWIQEKLQAASDESYKDPTNLQVSAAKCGSFHQPNRNPGVSMELIQLQLGLPGVQIKLDIVKHFKCFPAKLNVSGLSSFC; from the exons ATGGAGCAGATTCCACCCCCTAAAGAGGTGAAGATCCTCGAGACAGCAGAGGATATCCAAGAGCGCCGTGAACAG GTGCTGAACCGGTATGAGGACTTCAAGCAAGAGGCGCGCGCCAAGCGCGAGAAGCTGGAAGATTCCAGAAGGTTCCAATACTTCAAGCGTGACGCCGACGAGCTCGAGTCCTGGATCCAGGAGAAGCTGCAGGCCGCAAGCGATGAGAGCTACAAGGATCCTACCAACCTTCAGGTAAGCGCTGCAAAATGTGGCAGTTTCCACCAGCCAAATAGAAACCCAGGTGTTTCCATGGAGCTGATACAGTTGCAGTTAGGGTTGCCAGGCGTCCAGATAAAGTTGGACATAGTTAAGCATTTTAAATGCTTTCCGGCCAAATTAAACGTGTCCGGCCTGTCCAGCTTTTGTTAG